The sequence GTGACCGTCACCCCCGCTCGCACCCTGGAGGACATCCCCGAGGCCAGCCGCGAGGCGGCCGAAAACCTGGCGGAGCCCGATCTCATCGGTTTCTCCAACCGGCCTACTGACGGCTTTGTGTGGGTGGACGTCGTGAGCCCGGGACGGGTACGGCAGGCCACCTACACCGTGGAATTTTACGACATCGAAGTCGACGCCCCGGCTGCCCTCCGCGAAGAGGATGCCATCGACCCGGCGCCGGCCACCGCCGCGAAGACCGCCCGCGCCACGGCGAGTACGTACGACATCAAGCGCGACGGCCTGGTCGTCTTCGACGGCTCGGCCAACGGCCGGCCGGCGCCGCTGAGGGAGGGCGTGGCCGTCATCGACGGGCTGCGATTCTCCGTCCTGGGTCCCGATTTCGGCATTAAGGCCTTCGCCGCGGTGGCCAACAGCGCCGGCCCCATCGACCCGCCCGACATGGGCGCGTTTGCCTTTAACAGCTCCGGCTTTCCGACACTCGTGGAGTCCGGCATCACGCCCGAGGGGACCTATCCGTTCAGCGATCGGCCGAACTCCGGCATCCAGCAGGTTAGCGGCGCAAACTGGGGCTTCCACGCCGGCGGAGCATCGATCATCAACTTCGACGGAGATCCAGCGTTTGCGGGCAATTTCGTCAGTCGTTCGCTCCGCAACGACAACCGCACCCGTTTGGCCGACTTCGACTGGGAGATGCGCTTCACGCCGGCCTGCGCCGCCGGCATCAACGGCGTAATCGAAATGACCGACTGCCTCGCCTGGCGCCACGTTGACAATGACCCCCGTGAGGATGGCGCCTTTGCCGAAGTACCCTTCGAACTCTGGCGCGTGGGCGTCGGCTCGTTCGGCGACCCCAGCGACGATCTCCGCCTGATTCCCGGGATCTGCGAAGAAGCGTGTGCCGCGGGTACGGACAGTCTGGTGTTTGACCTCGGGGGTGACCACCCGATCTCGGGCGGCGACAACGACCCGTTCACCGACTGGGTGTACTGGAATCTGCCCGTCGACCAGAGTGCCGGCGAGCAGGGGTATCGGGACTTCTTCGCTGGTGTAACCACCGAAACGGGTGGCGAAGTCCTTGGCCGCACCGTGCTGGTCAACTTCAATGGCGGCACCTTGCCAACGGTCAACGCGCCCCTGCCCGAAGTGGGGACCGTCTTTCGGATTTACACGAACAAGCCGGCCCGCGCCGGCGATGTCTTCACCATCGACACCCGCGGCTTCGGCGTGGTGCCAACCGAGGGGCCGATCGACGTCGCGGCCATCGGCGTCGTCCCCAACCCGTACATCGGGGCATCGATCTACGAGCGGAGCCGGGGGACCGACGAGGTGCGTTTCACCAACCTGCCCCCCGAGGCTACGATCCGCGTTTTCACCCTCAACGGGACGCTGATCAAGACCATCTCCAAAAACAGTCCGGACCGCTTCATCACCTGGGATCTGGAAACCGACAGCGGTCTGCCTATCGGCAGCGGGATCTACCTGATCCATGTCGAGGTGCCGGGCGTGACGAGTAAAACCCTCAAGTTCGCCGTCGTCAAGAAAAAGGTAACGCCCAGCGGGGTGCTCGGCAATTAACGAGTGTCGGGCAGCGCAAACGCCACATACGCGTTCCCCTGCTTCGTCCCGGCCTTGCCGCCTCCGCCGGCTCCGATGACGACATATTGCCTGCCGTTCACCGCGTAGGTCGACGGCGTGGCGTAGCCGCCGGCCGGGAGCTGGTACTCCCAGAGCATTTCGCCCGTGCGTTGATGGAACGCCCGGATACGCTCGTCGCGGGTGGCGGCGATGAAGACGAGTCCGCCGGCGGTGGCGATAGGTCCTCCGATGTTGAAGGTGCCCGTCGGCGGTAGGCCCCGGGCTTCGAGTTCGGGGTAGGTGCCGAGCGGGACCTGCCACACGATGTTGCCCGTGTTGAGGTCGATCCCGTTCATCGTCCCCCAGGGGCGCTTCGAGATGGGGAAGCCCTCGGGGTCGTAGACCTCGATGTGCCCGTCGGCCACCCAGTCGAAATCGTGGTTGGCGTTTGCCGGCGCGGGCAACATCGTCATCGTTTCGGGCTCATTACTGGCGTTGACAAAAAACATCCCCGTGGTTGGATTGACCGCGCCGCCGCCCCAGTCGGTGCCGCCGTTGAACTGCGGGGCATAGATGGCGCCGCGTTCCGAGGGGGGCTCGAAAAGGACGGACGGCCCGAATCGGTCGAAGAGACGCTTCTTGATGTCGGCCGTAGCTTCCGGTGTCAGATCGGTAATGTCGGCCTCGGTGAAGCCCTGCTTCGCGTAGGCCGGCGGCTTCGTGGGGAAGGGCTGCGTTGGCCAGGACTGCTCGCCGGAGATGGTAGACTGCGGCACCGGGCGCTCCTCGATGGGGAAGATGGGCTCGCCGGTCACGCGGTCGAGCACAAAAAGATGCCCCATCTTGGTCGTCTGCGCCAGCGCCGGCCGGAGGTGCCCGTCGATCTGCACATCAACGAGGGTCGGCGCGGCCGGCAGGTCATAATCCCACAGATCGTGATGGACCGCCTGGAAGTGCCAGATGCGCTCGCCCGTACGGGCATCCAGCGCGAGCAGCGTGTTGGCGAAGAGGTTGATGCCGATGCGGTCCGAGCCGTTGTGATCGTAGGTCGCCGACCCTGTCGGTACGTACACCATGCCTCGCCCGGCATCCAGACTCATCCCCGCCCAGTTGTTCGCGCCGCCGACGCGTTCCCAGGAATCCGGCGACCACGTATCATACCCGAACTCGCCGGGGCGCGGGATCGTGCGGAAGACCCACGCGAGGGCGCCGGTCCGCACATTAAAAGCGCGGATGTCGCCGGGCGGGACGTTGAGGATGCCGTCACCCGAAGTGGATCCGATGATGAGCAAATCCTCGAAGACGATGCCCGGAGTCGTGGCGCTCATCGGCCGGCCTTGGAGGTCGCGATCGATCCCCAGGCCAAAATCGACCGAGCCGTTTTCGCCGAAGGCGGGTATGGGTTTGCCGGTACCTGCATCGAGCGCGAAGAGCCGGCCGCCTGCGACATAGAATAGCCGGCGATCGCTCCCATCGGCCCAGTAGGCCAGGCCGCGTCCGTGCGGCTGCCCGTTCCAGGGGCGGACGCCGTAGTCGTCCGGGTCGAAAAACCAGCGCATGTTCCCGGTGGCCGCATCCAGCGCAAAGGCGCGGAGGCCGGGGGACAGCGCGTAGAGCACCCCGTCGATCACAATCGGATTGCATTCTATCGTGAGCCGCTCTTCTCCCGGCGGCTCGAAGGTCCAGGCGAGCGCCAGGTGCTGCACGTTGGCCGTGTCGATCTGGGCCAGTGTGGAGAAGCCCGACGCGTGGTCATCGCCCCGGTAGACGGCCCAATCATCGGGGTGATTGGCTGGCGGCGACGAGCAACCGGTTGCGATGACGGCGACAAGGAGACCTGAAAGGAGGACGCGTTTGACAATCATGGGCTCGGGGCGGGTCGTGGGAAGAGGCTATGGCGCGATGCCGATTGCCGAACCATCCCGGCGCGGCTATATTCCCTGTCGATGGTCAATGGTCGATGGTTTATTGTTGATAGTCAATGATCGATGGTCGAATTAACTATCAACCATCAACTATCGACCATCGACTATGAACCATCGATTATCACCATGCCCACTCCAGCCCACACCGATAACGCTCCCCAGATCGTCGTCCTCGTCCACGGCATCCGTACCCAGGCGCCCTGGGCGGAAATGGTGATGCACTGCCTGGGGAACGAACCGAGCGTGCAGAAGGTCATCCCCATCCGGTATGGCTACTTCAGCATGTTCCGGTTTCTGACGCCCGTCTTCACCCGCCACGGCCCCGTCCAACAGCTCGCCCGGGAACTGCGTGATATCCGGAAACAGTATCCCGATGCCCGTCTGACGGTCATCGCCCATAGCTTCGGCACCTTCGCGACGGCGCAGATGCTCGACAACGAGACCGACATCACCCTCCATCGGCTCATCCTCTGCGGCTCCATCATCCCCCAGGATTTTCGGTGGGATAAAGTAGCGGACCGGGTCAAAAGCGAGATCTTGAATGACTGCGGCACGCGCGACATCTGGCCGGTGATGGCGAAATTCATGACCTGGGGCTTCGGCCCTTCCGGGACGTTCGGATTCGGGAAAAGCCGGGTGCGCGACCGGTTTCACAACTTCGCCCACAGCGACTTCTTCAACCGGGACTTCGTCGAGGCCTACTGGAGCCCGTACATCTCCGCGGGCGAGATCAAATCATCCGACTGGGAGCTCAACCGACCGACGCCGCCGTGGTGGCAGTCCCTGCTCGGTGTCGTTAAACTGCCCGTTCTGATCGTACTCCTGCTGCTCGGGACGGTAGGCTGGCGCACGCTGCGCGCCGGCTACGACGACCTCAACGCGCGCACCGTCTGCATCGCCCCGGGGCCACAGCTGCTGCAACGCCTCCCCCAGGTGGACGGCCCCGTCGCCTCCCCGATTCGGCTGCGGATCGAAATCGGCGACCGCGTCGTGTCGGTTGATACGATGCGGCAACGCATCTATTGTATCGGGGAGGACCGCGAGCGTGTCGAGCGGATCGTGGCGCGGACGCCAGAGTCCGAGCGCTTCGGCCGGCTCAACGATTACCTCCGCAGCCTGACGGACGACCCCGCGCAGATCGACCAGCTGCTCGACCGGACGACCGGGCCGGCGCAGGAGGTCGTCGTCACCCGTCGCCTAGAAGCCGGCGACGTGCTGCTCGTCGAAGTCGTGCGAACAGCCGACCCGGAACCCAATGCGTTGTTCAGCCTACGTACTACTGTACCCGACGCCCCGTACACGCTCGAAATCCTCAAATAACCCGGCACCCGAACCATGCGTCCTCAGGCCGCTTTATCCCGCTTCCTAGCCGGAATGCTCCCTGGCATCCTCTTCCTCTTGCCGGTGCACGCGCAAGACGATGCCCCGGGCGATTTTCCCGAGGTGTATGTCGAGGTCAAGATCTCGGCCGCACTGTATCAGGACCAGCTTCCTGCCAGCATCGCCACGCTCGAGTTCGACCTCGCCGAGGCCTTCGTCCAGCACATCGACGAACTGGGTGGGCTCGACTTCATCGTCTGGAAAACCGGGCCGGCGCCGACCGAAACCAGCCATCACCGCCTGATCATCGACATCGAGGGAATCCAGCGTACCCTGGGCGATGAGATCCGCGCTCACGTTTACGCCTTTGTGGCCGGCACCGAACTGCTCGACCTCGGCAAGGCGGACTTCGACGGCCGGATCCACTGCAACCCGATTGTTTTCGACGCCATCGACGAAAAATTCTCCCAGGACCCGACCCGGCTGACCGCCGAAATCGAGCGTTGGATGGAGGGCCACCTCACCGATACCTTCGGCGCCGTGCTCACCCGGAAATTCCTCGGCCACATCCCGCTCGCCCTCATCACCTCGCCCAGCCCGCTCTTCGATTTCGACGCCGGCACCAACGTGTTGCCCATCCCGATCCGATATTCCGCCTATTTTCCCGAGGACACGACCCAGTTCCGCGCCAGCTTCACGTCGTCCTTCGCCGGCGTCGCCACCCAGGGCCGCATGCTCCTCCGCCCGACCGGCGCGCTGAGTGCGCCCGGCTTCGCGGACGACATCCTCGTCGCCATCTCGTGCTCCGGCGACGGCCAGCGCTGTTTCGAGTACCCCAACATAGAACTCGACCCCGGTGACGCCGTGGCCGACCAGTGGCAAACCATCCGCTCCGTCCTGAGCAACACGCACCTCAAGGAGATGCAGCTGTTCATGGTGAAATACAGTCGGCGCCCGTTCATGCACACCGCGGGCGGCCTGATCACCGAAGAAACACCAGGAGGGATGTAACATGCGCACTCACCTTCTTACACTCCTGCTCCTACTCGTACTCGCCCCCGGCTCCGCCGCCGGCCAGAGTACGAGCACGTCCACGCGCGTCAAGTTCACCACAGCCCGAGAAGTCCTCAAAACACGCGAATTCGACCGGGCCATCCTCCTTCTCGAAGAAGGGCTCACCGAGGCGAGGGCCGTGCGCGATGTAGACATGGAGGCGTCGTTCGAGTTTAATCTCGGGCTCGCGCTCCAGCAGCGCTCCGTCGAGCAAAAAAGAGGGGGGGATGTCGCCCGCGCCATCACGCACTACGAGCGGTATCTGACGCTCCAGCCCGAATCGGGCAGCGCGCTCAACAACCTCGGCAAGCTGTATGTCGATACCGGCCGCGGCGAGGAGGCCGTCGCGCTCTACCGACGCGCGATCGGGCTCGAAGACGAATACAAAGCGTTTTACGCCCTGAACCTGGCCAACCTGCTGCGCGCGCAGGGTAAGCCGCGCGACGCCGCGCATTATTACCAGTGGGCACTCGACGAGCGCCCCGACCTGACCGAGGCGCGCGATGGCCTCAACGCGGTTTATGCCGAGGCCGACGTGCCGGCGCTCATCACCCACCTGTGGGAGGAGATCGAACGCCGGCGGGAAGTCGGCGCCACCCTCGCCGCCCTGCACACCCTCACCCGGATGCACACCACCGGCGCGCCAGATCGCGCGACCGCCGGCCAGAAACTCGA comes from Rhodothermales bacterium and encodes:
- a CDS encoding pyrroloquinoline quinone-dependent dehydrogenase; the protein is MIVKRVLLSGLLVAVIATGCSSPPANHPDDWAVYRGDDHASGFSTLAQIDTANVQHLALAWTFEPPGEERLTIECNPIVIDGVLYALSPGLRAFALDAATGNMRWFFDPDDYGVRPWNGQPHGRGLAYWADGSDRRLFYVAGGRLFALDAGTGKPIPAFGENGSVDFGLGIDRDLQGRPMSATTPGIVFEDLLIIGSTSGDGILNVPPGDIRAFNVRTGALAWVFRTIPRPGEFGYDTWSPDSWERVGGANNWAGMSLDAGRGMVYVPTGSATYDHNGSDRIGINLFANTLLALDARTGERIWHFQAVHHDLWDYDLPAAPTLVDVQIDGHLRPALAQTTKMGHLFVLDRVTGEPIFPIEERPVPQSTISGEQSWPTQPFPTKPPAYAKQGFTEADITDLTPEATADIKKRLFDRFGPSVLFEPPSERGAIYAPQFNGGTDWGGGAVNPTTGMFFVNASNEPETMTMLPAPANANHDFDWVADGHIEVYDPEGFPISKRPWGTMNGIDLNTGNIVWQVPLGTYPELEARGLPPTGTFNIGGPIATAGGLVFIAATRDERIRAFHQRTGEMLWEYQLPAGGYATPSTYAVNGRQYVVIGAGGGGKAGTKQGNAYVAFALPDTR